In Senegalia massiliensis, a genomic segment contains:
- a CDS encoding rolling circle replication-associated protein — MRWEIARIIDCNFDNDTKFMTLTFRDNIKDVSYTNKELKKFIKRLNYNLYKTKKHHLKYLAVWEKQKRGAIHYHIIFFDFPYIEAIKLEQIWSQGFIKINKIDVDSKDNRGRYVSKYFSKDIDEKDYKQKAFFKSQNLILPEIKHFNTYGEKPFDLEEKNIVYTKTYTRKVPKFEYGGIDISFKESTVKYTKIRKEDIKNDNDN, encoded by the coding sequence ATGAGATGGGAAATAGCTAGGATAATAGATTGTAATTTTGATAATGATACTAAATTCATGACACTAACTTTTAGAGATAATATAAAAGATGTAAGTTATACAAATAAAGAACTTAAAAAATTTATTAAGAGATTGAATTATAATTTATACAAGACCAAGAAACATCATTTAAAATATCTAGCTGTTTGGGAAAAGCAAAAAAGAGGAGCAATACACTATCATATTATATTCTTTGATTTTCCATATATAGAAGCAATAAAGCTTGAGCAGATCTGGTCACAAGGGTTTATAAAAATAAATAAAATAGATGTAGATTCAAAGGATAATAGAGGTCGATATGTAAGTAAGTATTTTTCAAAAGATATAGATGAAAAAGATTATAAACAAAAAGCATTTTTCAAATCTCAAAATTTGATTTTACCTGAAATAAAACATTTCAATACATATGGTGAAAAGCCTTTTGATTTAGAAGAAAAAAATATTGTTTATACAAAAACATATACACGTAAAGTACCAAAATTTGAATATGGAGGAATTGATATTTCTTTTAAAGAGAGTACAGTAAAATATACTAAAATTAGAAAGGAAGATATAAAAAATGATAATGATAACTAA
- a CDS encoding DUF3173 domain-containing protein — MITKNDLIEKLGFGPSQSSDIIRKAKYLMVNKGYGYYENRRLGRVPIEAVEEILGIELLDNKGVFTNAENI; from the coding sequence ATGATAACTAAAAATGATTTAATAGAAAAATTAGGTTTTGGACCGAGTCAATCTTCTGACATTATAAGAAAAGCTAAATATTTAATGGTAAATAAAGGATATGGCTATTATGAAAATCGTAGATTAGGCAGAGTCCCAATTGAAGCAGTTGAAGAGATACTCGGGATTGAATTATTAGATAATAAAGGAGTATTTACTAATGCCGAAAATATCTAA
- a CDS encoding tyrosine-type recombinase/integrase, with translation MPKISNVYQDKRNGKWYFVANLGYDKNGKRLQHWKRGFSTQKEAKSAYDEYMSNHSKSSVKINSTMYYEEFYKTYFEPDYKRSVAQSTFENRISSMRLHFSYFYKKKLKDINAPMLKKWQNHLSEKYSNGYIRATYGLFQKSLDLAVILGLLQKNVAKQVGNVRKEKKKVQFWTLEEFEKVISTFDTSDYYEHCIFTIIWLLFMTGLRMGEAQALEWNDIDFKEKTLKVSKSMYYKNSDEYYINEPKTKAGNRVIALDDDTIYYLQKWKEIQSKNIITKYALSYNGLPIYRHAPRKFIRTHSKLAGVHFIKTHALRHSHASLLISLGENALVIRDRLGHEDIETTLGTYGHLYPNINKQVAKKLNSIVTVSKNEFKRKLTSNQYVKR, from the coding sequence ATGCCGAAAATATCTAATGTTTATCAAGATAAGAGAAACGGGAAATGGTATTTTGTCGCTAACCTAGGCTATGATAAAAATGGTAAACGTCTACAACATTGGAAAAGAGGTTTTTCAACACAAAAAGAAGCAAAATCAGCTTATGACGAATATATGAGTAATCATTCAAAATCATCTGTTAAAATTAACTCTACTATGTATTATGAAGAATTTTATAAAACATATTTTGAACCCGATTATAAGCGTTCAGTAGCCCAAAGTACTTTTGAAAATAGAATTTCATCAATGAGATTACATTTTTCTTATTTTTACAAGAAAAAATTAAAAGATATAAATGCTCCTATGCTTAAAAAATGGCAAAATCATTTATCAGAAAAATATTCAAATGGTTACATAAGAGCAACATATGGATTATTCCAAAAAAGTTTAGATTTAGCCGTAATACTTGGATTATTACAGAAAAATGTAGCAAAGCAAGTCGGAAATGTGAGAAAAGAAAAGAAAAAAGTCCAATTCTGGACACTTGAAGAATTCGAAAAGGTCATTTCTACCTTTGATACCTCTGATTATTATGAACATTGCATATTTACTATAATATGGCTCTTGTTTATGACCGGATTAAGAATGGGTGAAGCACAAGCATTAGAATGGAATGATATAGATTTCAAAGAAAAAACATTAAAAGTGTCTAAGTCTATGTATTACAAAAATTCTGATGAATATTATATAAACGAGCCTAAAACAAAAGCAGGAAATCGAGTAATTGCATTAGATGATGATACAATTTATTATTTGCAAAAATGGAAAGAGATACAAAGTAAAAATATAATTACTAAATATGCACTCTCATACAATGGATTACCAATATATAGGCATGCTCCTCGGAAGTTTATAAGGACTCATAGCAAGTTGGCAGGTGTTCATTTTATAAAAACTCATGCTTTAAGGCATTCCCACGCTTCACTATTAATATCATTAGGAGAAAATGCTCTAGTAATAAGAGACCGATTAGGACATGAAGATATTGAAACAACTCTAGGAACTTATGGACACCTATACCCTAACATTAACAAACAAGTAGCAAAAAAATTAAATAGTATCGTAACAGTTAGTAAAAATGAATTTAAACGTAAATTAACATCAAATCAATATGTAAAACGTTAA
- the guaA gene encoding glutamine-hydrolyzing GMP synthase, whose protein sequence is MKNNYILILDFGGQYSQLIARRVREAGIFCEILPYDTDVEKIKSLNPDGIIFSGGPNSVYGESSPKVSSEIFSLNAPILGICYGGQLIAEQFGGKVMRAEKREYGKTELNILDDEGIFKDLGDNLNCWMSHTDFISELPEGFEVTANTDSCPVAAMKNSEKKIYAIQFHPEVNHTEKGTDMIRNFLYNVCDLKEDWNMGDFAEEEIQRIKNQIGDKRAICALSGGVDSSVAAVLVHKAIGKNLTCIFVDHGLLRKDEGDQVEKVFKERFDMNLIRVNAQDIFLSKLEGVTDPETKRKIIGEEFIRVFEREKEKLKKEFKDIDYLVQGTIYPDVIESGTDKAEVIKSHHNVGGLPEDVDFELVEPLRELFKDEVRVLGKALNMPDDIIMRQPFPGPGLAIRVLGEITEEKLHIVREADYIFREEIKKAGLENSIWQYFAVLPNIKSVGVMGDGRTYAHTVGLRAVNSSDGMTSDWARIPYEVLERASNKIVNNVDGVNRIVYDITSKPPSTIEWE, encoded by the coding sequence ATGAAAAATAATTATATATTAATACTAGATTTTGGTGGACAATATAGTCAATTAATAGCAAGAAGAGTAAGAGAAGCAGGAATATTCTGCGAAATATTACCATATGACACAGATGTAGAAAAAATAAAATCTCTAAATCCTGATGGAATAATATTCTCAGGAGGACCAAATAGCGTGTACGGGGAGAGTTCTCCTAAAGTAAGTTCAGAAATATTTTCATTGAATGCTCCAATACTTGGAATATGTTATGGTGGCCAATTAATAGCAGAACAATTTGGTGGAAAAGTTATGAGAGCTGAAAAAAGAGAATATGGAAAAACAGAACTAAATATATTAGATGATGAAGGAATATTCAAAGATTTAGGTGACAATTTAAATTGTTGGATGAGTCATACAGATTTTATAAGTGAATTACCAGAAGGATTTGAAGTAACAGCGAATACAGATTCTTGTCCAGTAGCAGCTATGAAAAATAGTGAAAAGAAAATATATGCAATTCAATTTCATCCAGAAGTTAATCACACAGAAAAAGGAACAGATATGATAAGAAACTTCCTATATAATGTATGTGATTTAAAAGAAGATTGGAATATGGGAGATTTTGCTGAAGAAGAAATCCAAAGAATTAAAAATCAAATAGGAGATAAAAGAGCAATATGTGCATTATCTGGTGGAGTAGATTCATCAGTTGCAGCAGTACTTGTTCATAAAGCAATAGGCAAAAATCTTACATGTATATTTGTAGATCATGGACTACTTAGAAAAGATGAAGGGGATCAAGTAGAAAAAGTATTTAAAGAAAGATTTGACATGAACCTTATAAGAGTAAATGCACAGGATATATTCTTATCAAAATTAGAAGGCGTAACAGACCCTGAAACTAAAAGAAAAATTATTGGTGAAGAATTTATAAGAGTATTTGAAAGAGAAAAAGAAAAGTTAAAAAAAGAATTTAAGGATATTGATTATCTTGTTCAAGGTACAATTTATCCTGATGTAATTGAAAGTGGAACAGATAAAGCAGAAGTTATAAAATCACATCATAATGTAGGAGGACTTCCAGAAGATGTAGATTTTGAACTTGTAGAACCTTTAAGAGAATTATTTAAAGATGAAGTAAGAGTACTTGGAAAAGCACTTAATATGCCTGATGATATAATAATGAGGCAACCATTCCCAGGACCAGGACTTGCAATAAGAGTTTTAGGTGAAATAACAGAAGAAAAGCTTCATATAGTAAGAGAAGCAGATTATATATTTAGAGAAGAAATAAAAAAAGCTGGACTTGAAAATAGTATATGGCAATACTTTGCAGTATTACCTAATATAAAAAGTGTTGGAGTAATGGGAGATGGTAGAACTTATGCTCATACAGTTGGACTTCGTGCAGTTAACAGTTCAGATGGAATGACAAGTGATTGGGCAAGAATACCATATGAAGTATTAGAAAGAGCATCAAATAAGATAGTTAACAATGTAGATGGAGTAAATAGAATAGTATATGATATAACAAGTAAACCACCTTCAACAATAGAGTGGGAATAA
- the guaB gene encoding IMP dehydrogenase, whose translation MEKFLKEGLTFDDVLLVPARSEVLPKNTKTATRLTNKIRLNIPLLTAGMDTVTEAKMAIAIAREGGIGIIHKNMSIEKQALEVDRVKRSEHGVITDPFYLSRENLISDSLALMERYRISGVPITDNDNKLVGIITNRDIRFEKQLDKKIDDVMTKENLITAKEGIIMDDALEIMKKNKIEKLPLVDDENHLKGLITIKDIEKAIEHPNSAKDEGGRLLVGGAVGVTNDMMERVSALRDKKVDVIVVDTAHGHSKGVMEAVKTIKDKYPELQVIAGNVATASATEDLIKAGADAVKVGIGPGSICTTRVVAGVGVPQITAVYDCAKAAAKYNIPVIADGGIKYSGDVVKALAAGADTVMLGSLFAGCEESPGHTELYKGRRFKVYRGMGSMGAMAEGSKDRYFQEDNKKFVPEGIEGIVPYKGPLKDTIYQLIGGLKSGMGYCGTATIKDLKEKAQFIKITGAGLIESHPHDVELTKEAPNYTKG comes from the coding sequence ATGGAAAAATTTCTTAAAGAAGGATTAACATTTGATGATGTATTATTAGTACCAGCGAGGTCAGAAGTCTTACCAAAAAACACTAAAACAGCAACAAGACTTACAAATAAAATAAGATTAAATATACCACTACTCACTGCAGGAATGGATACAGTAACTGAAGCTAAAATGGCTATAGCAATAGCTCGTGAAGGCGGTATAGGCATAATTCATAAAAATATGAGCATAGAAAAACAAGCTTTAGAAGTAGATAGAGTAAAGAGATCAGAACATGGTGTAATAACAGATCCATTTTATTTATCACGTGAAAATCTCATATCTGATTCATTAGCACTTATGGAGAGATATAGAATATCAGGAGTTCCTATCACAGATAATGATAATAAATTAGTAGGAATAATAACTAATAGAGATATAAGATTTGAAAAACAATTAGATAAAAAAATAGATGATGTAATGACAAAAGAAAATTTAATCACAGCAAAAGAAGGCATAATTATGGATGATGCTCTTGAAATAATGAAAAAGAACAAAATAGAAAAATTGCCATTAGTAGATGATGAGAATCATCTAAAAGGACTTATAACTATAAAAGATATTGAAAAGGCTATAGAACATCCAAACTCTGCAAAAGATGAAGGTGGAAGATTATTAGTAGGTGGCGCAGTAGGTGTAACTAATGATATGATGGAAAGAGTAAGTGCATTAAGGGATAAAAAAGTGGATGTAATAGTAGTAGATACAGCTCATGGTCATTCTAAAGGAGTAATGGAAGCAGTAAAGACAATAAAAGATAAGTATCCAGAACTTCAAGTAATAGCAGGAAATGTAGCAACAGCATCAGCTACAGAAGATCTTATAAAAGCAGGTGCAGATGCAGTAAAAGTAGGAATAGGGCCTGGATCAATTTGTACTACAAGAGTTGTAGCAGGAGTAGGAGTACCACAAATAACTGCAGTTTATGACTGTGCTAAAGCAGCAGCAAAGTATAATATTCCTGTAATAGCAGATGGAGGAATCAAATATTCTGGTGATGTAGTAAAAGCACTTGCAGCAGGTGCAGATACAGTAATGTTAGGCTCACTTTTTGCAGGATGTGAAGAAAGTCCAGGACATACTGAGCTATATAAAGGTAGAAGATTTAAAGTATATAGAGGTATGGGCTCTATGGGTGCAATGGCAGAAGGAAGTAAAGATAGATATTTCCAAGAAGATAACAAAAAATTTGTTCCAGAAGGAATAGAAGGAATAGTACCTTATAAAGGTCCTCTTAAAGATACAATATATCAATTAATTGGAGGATTAAAATCAGGTATGGGCTATTGTGGAACAGCTACTATAAAAGATTTAAAAGAAAAAGCTCAATTTATAAAAATAACTGGTGCAGGTCTTATTGAAAGTCATCCACATGATGTAGAACTTACAAAAGAAGCTCCAAATTATACTAAAGGTTAA
- a CDS encoding LCP family protein → MLSRYFIKRNDNMSKKKIFLIGFLALFIGLVLGGGAYFLSTINKLDRSDISTDDEDLGIDKEVAKELEEKNSNIKNIALFGIDAEEGLKGRSDAIMVLTIDDKHNKLKLTSIMRDSYVKMEGRGQDKLNHAYAFGGPELAIKTINQNFNLNIKDFATVNFSTLPKIIDAVGGIEINIKDYEVSRAGVSSAGLQTLNGEQALKYSRIRYAGNGDFERTQRQREVLMSLFNKVKNRSITSNISLANEILPLIKTSLTNSEIIKMGTSVMKNGSMTPEMSRFPRDEHAHGEKINGVYYLVYDEEETIQTMHDYIFEDKNLDSK, encoded by the coding sequence ATGTTGAGTAGGTATTTTATAAAAAGGAATGATAATATGTCGAAAAAGAAGATATTTTTAATAGGATTTTTAGCTTTATTTATAGGATTAGTTTTAGGTGGAGGAGCTTATTTTCTTTCTACAATAAATAAACTAGACAGGTCTGATATCTCTACTGATGATGAAGATCTAGGAATTGATAAAGAAGTAGCAAAAGAATTAGAAGAAAAAAATAGTAATATAAAAAACATAGCACTTTTTGGTATTGATGCAGAAGAAGGACTTAAAGGAAGATCTGATGCTATTATGGTTCTTACTATAGATGATAAGCATAATAAATTGAAACTTACTTCTATAATGAGAGATTCTTATGTAAAGATGGAAGGTAGAGGTCAGGACAAATTAAACCATGCTTATGCTTTTGGAGGTCCTGAACTTGCTATAAAAACTATAAACCAAAACTTCAATCTTAATATAAAAGACTTCGCTACAGTTAACTTTTCAACATTGCCAAAAATTATAGATGCAGTAGGTGGTATTGAAATAAATATAAAAGATTATGAAGTTTCAAGGGCTGGTGTATCTAGTGCAGGTCTTCAAACGCTAAACGGTGAACAAGCTTTAAAATATAGTAGAATCAGATATGCAGGAAATGGAGATTTTGAAAGAACACAAAGACAAAGAGAAGTGTTAATGTCACTTTTTAACAAAGTGAAAAATAGAAGTATAACTTCAAATATTTCTCTTGCAAATGAAATACTTCCACTTATAAAAACTAGTCTTACAAATTCAGAGATTATAAAAATGGGAACATCTGTTATGAAAAATGGTTCAATGACTCCTGAAATGTCACGTTTCCCAAGAGATGAGCATGCTCATGGAGAAAAAATTAATGGTGTATATTATTTAGTATATGATGAAGAAGAAACTATTCAAACAATGCATGATTATATATTTGAAGATAAAAATTTAGATTCTAAATAG
- the larB gene encoding nickel pincer cofactor biosynthesis protein LarB has translation MNKDQLKLFLEKIKSEEISIDEGIETIKNLEYDDLGYAKIDNHREIRNGYPEVIYCEGKTNEHIRGIVKQMLYTGKNILATRATREVYEAIKDLDDNIEYYELPSLIVIKKEQLKNTNGTVLVVTGGTSDIKVAEEAAITLEIFGNNVERLYDVGVAGIHRLLSNKNKLNSANVIIAVAGMEGALASVVGGLVDKPVIAVPTSVGYGANFNGLAALLAMLNSCASGIGVVNIDNGFGAGYLASTINRQINL, from the coding sequence ATGAATAAAGATCAATTAAAATTATTTTTAGAAAAGATAAAAAGTGAAGAAATATCAATAGATGAAGGCATAGAAACTATAAAGAATTTAGAATATGATGACTTAGGCTATGCAAAAATAGATAATCATAGAGAAATTAGAAATGGGTATCCTGAAGTAATTTATTGTGAAGGCAAAACTAATGAACATATAAGAGGTATTGTAAAACAGATGCTTTATACAGGCAAAAATATATTGGCAACAAGAGCTACAAGAGAAGTTTATGAAGCTATAAAAGATTTAGATGATAATATTGAATATTATGAGCTACCTAGTCTTATAGTTATAAAAAAGGAACAATTAAAAAACACAAATGGGACTGTACTTGTAGTAACTGGCGGAACATCTGATATAAAAGTTGCAGAAGAAGCAGCAATAACACTTGAGATATTTGGAAACAATGTGGAAAGATTATATGATGTAGGAGTTGCTGGAATTCATAGGTTATTATCAAATAAAAATAAATTAAATTCAGCAAATGTTATAATAGCTGTTGCTGGGATGGAAGGAGCACTTGCTTCAGTTGTAGGTGGTCTTGTAGATAAACCTGTTATAGCCGTTCCTACAAGTGTAGGATATGGTGCTAATTTTAATGGGCTTGCAGCCCTTCTAGCTATGCTTAACAGCTGTGCAAGTGGTATAGGGGTAGTGAACATTGATAATGGGTTTGGAGCAGGATATTTGGCTAGTACAATAAATAGACAGATTAATTTATAG
- the larE gene encoding ATP-dependent sacrificial sulfur transferase LarE, with protein sequence MTSSKSEKLRKYIKNLDNLAVAFSGGVDSTLLAKIAADELGQDAIAITISGPQHSKSEIEEAKEFAKKLGINHRIIEIEKIENEKLIYNTEDRCYICKKDVFSVIREEAKKYGITNIVDGTNVDDLGDYRPGLKALKELNVISPLKEVGLTKADIRQISKELNLLTWNKPAFACLITRIPYGEELTNEKLRLLEEAEEYIKSLGFNQYRVRYHNGIARIEVLPEDLSKFFDVDMMKKISDKLKSIGFKYVTLDLEGYRMGKMNDGLDQNE encoded by the coding sequence GTGACAAGTTCAAAATCAGAAAAATTAAGAAAGTATATAAAAAATTTAGATAATCTAGCAGTTGCTTTTTCTGGTGGAGTAGATAGTACACTTTTAGCTAAGATTGCAGCTGATGAATTGGGACAAGATGCAATAGCTATAACTATTAGTGGACCACAACATTCAAAATCAGAAATAGAAGAAGCAAAAGAATTTGCAAAAAAATTAGGAATAAATCATAGAATTATAGAAATAGAAAAAATAGAAAACGAAAAATTAATATATAATACAGAAGATAGATGTTATATATGTAAAAAAGATGTGTTTTCTGTAATAAGAGAAGAAGCCAAAAAATATGGAATAACTAATATAGTAGATGGTACAAATGTAGATGATTTAGGAGATTATAGACCTGGATTAAAAGCACTTAAAGAATTAAATGTAATAAGTCCTTTAAAAGAAGTAGGACTTACTAAGGCTGATATTAGACAAATATCTAAAGAGTTAAATTTGCTAACTTGGAATAAGCCTGCTTTTGCATGTCTTATAACTAGGATTCCTTATGGAGAAGAACTTACAAATGAAAAATTAAGATTATTAGAAGAGGCAGAAGAGTATATAAAAAGCTTAGGATTTAATCAATATAGAGTAAGATATCATAATGGTATTGCTAGAATAGAAGTATTACCAGAAGACTTATCTAAATTTTTTGATGTAGATATGATGAAAAAAATCTCAGACAAATTAAAGAGTATAGGATTTAAATATGTTACATTAGATTTGGAAGGCTATAGAATGGGTAAAATGAATGATGGACTTGATCAAAATGAATAA
- a CDS encoding Na+/H+ antiporter NhaC family protein has protein sequence MKLKVLFMNFFVGFLKFSPVFLMAGLMIAKFDALIAAPIATIYAAIVAYATEKFSFNDLLDSAVENVKEMQLVFFILMAAYAMAEAFMATGVGAAIINSALTLGLNGKTVAVTGLIVTGILSVATGTSWGTFAASAPIFLWLNHIVGGDLMLTTAAVAGGACFGDNIGLISDTTVVSSGIHKVEVIHRIRHQGVWSVSCLLLAAIVIFIVGAGMGLPDVVGNAGDAINQIPEEVWSNLNAERPSAVTLLNQVQDGVPFYMVIPLILVIGVAIKGLPTLACLGIGIISSLILGLFAGTVTSITGDDGFLKLMMTGFADAGSWVIVMMMWVGAFGGIMAKMNAFAPLSNFISRNITKVRQLMFANGLLSIAGNAALSDEMAQIVTIGPIMKNLTDENVEASEEDMYKLRLRNATFNDALGVFGSQLIPWHVYMSFYVGIATAVYPLAKFSAIDIIKYNFMAMIAVSSILILTLTGLDRFVPLFGIPSEPDVKIKKQSEKGSKEEFTSTNKAAAGK, from the coding sequence ATGAAATTAAAAGTGTTGTTTATGAATTTTTTTGTAGGGTTCCTTAAGTTTTCACCAGTTTTTTTAATGGCTGGACTAATGATAGCAAAATTTGATGCATTAATAGCAGCACCAATAGCTACAATCTATGCTGCTATTGTAGCTTATGCAACAGAAAAATTTTCTTTCAATGACTTATTAGATAGTGCTGTTGAAAATGTGAAAGAAATGCAATTAGTATTTTTTATTCTTATGGCAGCTTATGCAATGGCAGAAGCATTTATGGCTACAGGAGTTGGCGCTGCTATAATTAATTCCGCTTTAACTCTTGGACTCAATGGAAAAACTGTAGCAGTTACAGGATTAATTGTAACTGGTATTTTATCAGTAGCTACAGGTACATCTTGGGGAACTTTTGCTGCATCTGCTCCAATATTCCTATGGTTAAATCATATCGTAGGTGGAGACCTTATGCTTACTACCGCAGCAGTAGCTGGGGGAGCTTGTTTCGGTGATAACATAGGTCTTATATCTGATACTACTGTTGTAAGTTCTGGTATACACAAAGTTGAAGTTATACACAGAATCAGACATCAAGGTGTTTGGTCTGTAAGTTGTTTACTTTTAGCAGCTATTGTTATTTTTATAGTTGGCGCAGGAATGGGATTACCTGATGTAGTCGGTAATGCAGGAGATGCTATTAATCAGATTCCAGAAGAAGTATGGTCTAACCTTAATGCAGAAAGACCTTCTGCTGTTACATTATTAAACCAAGTACAAGATGGAGTTCCTTTTTACATGGTTATTCCACTTATATTAGTTATAGGCGTAGCTATTAAAGGACTACCTACTCTAGCATGTCTTGGTATTGGTATAATTTCATCATTAATTTTAGGATTATTTGCAGGTACTGTAACATCTATAACTGGTGATGATGGATTCTTAAAGTTAATGATGACAGGATTTGCTGATGCAGGAAGTTGGGTTATAGTAATGATGATGTGGGTAGGTGCATTTGGTGGTATAATGGCAAAAATGAATGCTTTTGCACCTCTATCTAATTTTATATCTAGAAATATTACTAAAGTTAGACAACTTATGTTTGCTAATGGTTTACTTTCTATAGCAGGTAATGCTGCATTATCTGATGAGATGGCTCAAATAGTAACTATTGGCCCTATTATGAAAAATCTTACTGATGAAAATGTAGAAGCTAGTGAAGAAGATATGTATAAATTAAGACTCAGAAATGCAACTTTTAATGATGCATTAGGAGTGTTCGGTTCTCAGTTAATTCCATGGCATGTTTATATGAGTTTTTATGTAGGAATTGCTACTGCAGTATATCCATTAGCCAAATTCTCAGCAATTGATATTATTAAATATAATTTTATGGCAATGATTGCTGTTTCTTCAATCTTAATTCTTACATTAACTGGGTTAGATAGATTTGTTCCTTTATTTGGAATACCTTCTGAACCAGATGTTAAAATTAAAAAGCAATCTGAAAAAGGATCTAAAGAAGAATTTACGTCAACCAATAAAGCTGCAGCTGGAAAATAG
- a CDS encoding CsbD family protein has translation MAHEEKSKWEKIKQNIKEKWHELTDEDIEYINGDTERLNEKFRERYGKSYDEIERDNMYHN, from the coding sequence ATGGCACATGAAGAAAAATCAAAATGGGAAAAAATAAAACAAAATATCAAAGAAAAATGGCATGAACTTACAGATGAAGACATTGAATATATTAATGGTGACACAGAAAGATTAAATGAAAAATTTAGAGAAAGATATGGAAAATCTTATGATGAAATAGAAAGAGATAATATGTACCACAATTAG